The DNA region CTGTACCTGGCGGCAAGGGAAACGGAAACCGGCGTGGACAATGCGCTGAAGATGCTGATTGATTCGGAAAGGACGATCAGCGCAGAGGAAGTTACAAAGATAGTGCAAGAGGATCAACAACCAGAGGTGATAAAAGACCCCTTGATAACTGAAGTCGACCTGCAGATATATGACGGGCTGTTTGAGGCTGTGGCGGTGTCATTATGAGCGGACAGAAAGTAAAGCAAGAAGTGGAACAATACTTGAGAGAGTTGCGCCTGTCTACCGTTCGTGAATCTTATAAAGATATTGCAGAAAGTGCAGAAAAGGAAGAATCCGGTTACGTAGAATACCTTTTGGAATTGCTGAAGCAGGAATGTGAGGCACGGGGACAGAAACGGATTGAGTGCCGGTTGAGAGAATCCCGGTTACCTCTGGAAAAGAATCTGGAATCTTTTGACTTGAAACGTTTTCCGAAAAAGTTATTACGACAGGTCAAGGTATTACAGGACGGTTCATTCCTGAATCGTAAGGAAAACATATTGGCATTTGGCAATCCCGGCAGCGGGAAGACACATTTATTATGCGCTCTCGGACAGGAACTGATCCGGCAGGATTACCGGGTATATTTTTCTCGGTGCAGTTTTCTGGTAGAGGAATTGCTTCGCGACAAAAGGGAACTGAAGCTTGACAGGAAGCTTAAGAAACTTGCAAAATACGACGCACTGATCCTCGATGACATTGGGTATGTTAAGCAGGATCGAGAGGAAATGGAGGTGCTTTTTACGCTTTTGGCGCAACGTTATGAACGTGGAAGCGTGATGCTTACCAGCAACCTTCCTTTCTCGAAATGGGAAAGTATTTTTAAGGATCCGATGACAACTGCGGCAGCGATTGATCGACTGGTTCATCACAGTGTCATTCTTGAGCTGAACGTACCAAGTTATAGAATGGAACAGGCCAGACAACGTAAACAATGACGCGTTTGGAATACAGGGAGCAATTTATTTGGAGTCTTTTACTTACATGACATTTGTAATCTATATTAACAAGAACTGACGGGAAAAATAATTGTCGTTAGAGGGAAATAATAGTTGACGTTCATCATAATGTCCAATATCATGCAATAAGCTTCCTAATAAGATGGACTTAATATCCTTTTCATCCATCAATTGTCGGAATAGGGGATTGTATGTATCATTATATAATGCTTGAACATATAAAATAGCGTTACGAAAAGCACCGATAGAATGCTCCAATCGAGTATGAGTTGCCGTTGGATATATAGTATTGATGAAAGCTAACTGGCGAGTATCATTTAATCTCTCAAAAACAGGGTGCTCTACTATTGCCCGAACTCTTTCACTAAAGGGAGCACAAATTCCTTGTGAACTTTTAACAACTTTAGGATAAAACATGTTTAATTCTGGGATTAATTTATTGAAATGTTCTCGTGTAATTAATTTACTAAAATCTTTAATAATATCATCAGAACAAGTGTATTTTATTTGGTTATAATCCCTAATATCATTGAACTCCTGCCAAATTTCATCAAAAACAGTTGGTTCTAAACCAGAATGGATTTGTCTTTCATTTATTCGTTTTGTTTCTATAGTAGATACATTCTTTCCATCTAACATTCGACAAGCTGCCAAATGAAGGTATCCGAAGGTATAGTCATATGGAACCACATCACTAAATTTTTGATTTATTAAATATAAAATTTCCAATAGTGATTTCCCAAAGGCATAAATATCAAAAGAATACTTGAAATCTTTTGGTCTTAATTTTTTCCTGACCCTGTTTTTGCTTGATAGGTCTGAATAATCTTCCCTCAAATCAGGATGGGCATATAGCTTCGTAAATCCGATGACAATTTCACTGTCGTCATCTGATTTTCTTTTTGCAAACCCAAGATCAGTCAGGATCGGTTTATGATTTTTATCGACTAAAATATTACTTGGTTTTATATCGAAGTGAATTACTTCATTATTATGAAGAAAATTTAAAGCATTAGCAATCTGATAAAATTTATCCAAAACCCAATATGTGATATTCCCAAGCTCACTACCATGTTTGACATTATTCAAAAGGTGAGATATTGCACTCTTCAAATCACTGGCGTTTTCTATATAGCTCATAACAAAATATGGATAATTAGAATCACCAACAGACACTTCTCCAAGCGTATGAATGCTAATAATGTTTTCATGTCTTAACTTGGTTAAATATTCAATTTCATTCTTAACAGAATCAATTAATTTCTCATGAATAGGACGGGGTATTTTAAGCGCTCTATATGTGTTCAGCCTCAGATCCCTTATGCAAAAAACTACCCCTGATCCCCCTACCCCTATTGGTTCAACAAGCTCATAGATATCTTTCAGCACAGCCTCTATCTTGTCCAAAATTTTTGCTATTATAGGTTGCTCACTTTCATAATGATCGGCCTTACTTTCTTTTTCATATATTTCCCTTAATTTACTATAAAATGTTTTCTCTTGGGGTTTTTGCATCCTTACAACCTCCTTTTTTGAGGTAATTTCTCCGACACCCACATATTAGTTCTGCTCTTAAAAAAGCAAAAGCCCTCTCTCTCGTTTTGAGAAACAGGGCCGGATGACGATCAGGCCATAATCCCCCCCTCCGGGGATTATGGCTGTTCAAAAACACACATGATGAGTTCACGATCAAATAGAATACGCTAAACCACTAACTCCATTATGATACCCTGTCAAGGAATATTACGGGGAGACTTTCAAGGGGTAATCGTCGATTTTCCCGATATCTTTTTTAACATCTGTCATTGTAAGACCGTGCATAACATGATAGGAAATTCGCACCTATCCTGCCAGACGCAATCGCCATACCCATACATTAGAGATAGAAAGCCGGTGACAATGAATCGTAGCTATGAGAATCTTGACGCGATCTTCCATCCCCGTTCCGTAGCCCTGGTGGGCATTACTACCGCCAATCCCGAACACTGGACCCGGGGTTTTCTCGAAGGCTACCTCCACCTTGATTTTCCATCCCAGGGCAAGCTGTATCTCGTCAACCCCAAGGGCGGCACGGTGGAAGGCTGCAGGGTGTACCAGAGCATACAGGACATCCCCGATACACTGGACTTTGTTGTGGGGCTGGTGCCCGCACGCAGCGCCCCACAGCTGATTGAAGACGCGGCGGCAAAGGGGGTCCGATGTATTCATTTTTGCACGGCCGGCTTCAGCGAGATAGATGAAGAAGAAGGCAAAAGGCTGGAGTCGGAATTACTCCGCGCCGCTCGCAGGCACAATGTGAGACTTATCGGCCCGAATTGCCTGGGGGTATACTGTCCGGAAGGACGAATGTCCTTCAGCAAACTGTTCCCCCGGGAAAGCGGCCCTGTGGGCTTTATCAGCCAGAGCGGCGGCAACTCTAATTATCTGGTCCGTCAGGCCGCACTGCGCGGTGTTCGCTTCAGCAAGGTTATCAGCATCGGTAACGCGTCCGACCTGAACGAAAGCGACTTTCTGGAATATCTGGCTGATGATCCGAAAACAGAAATTATCACGATGTATCTTGAGGGTATAAAGGATGGTGTTCGATTCCACCAGGCGCTGAAATATGCGGCGGAGAAAAAACCGGTGGTGCTGCTTAAAGGGGGAGCCACTCCCGCCGGAGCACGAGCGGTGATGGGACACACGGCATCGCTGGCAGGGAGCCACACCATCTGGGAATCTCTCTGCCGTCAGTTAGGGGTTATACAGGTTCAAAACCTTGATGAAATGACTGACGTGCTGGTTACACTTGCGTTTCTGCCTGCGCCTGATGGCAGACGAGCGCTATTGTTCGGCGGCGGCGGCGGTTCAAGTATTATCATTGCTGATGAATTTGAAAAGCGAGGGGTGATATTGCCTCAAGTGCCACAACAGGTTATCAAGGAGCTGCGCGAGTTCAGCCAGGCGGCAGGCAACTTCTTCAATAACCCCATTGATTACTCACAGAGTATGGGGCCGTCAAACGTAAAGCGCGCCCTGGAGATTCTCATGCGCTGGGGACAGTTCGATTTCATTGTCAACTTTGTGGTACCCACTCAATCCACGAGAGCACGAGATTGGCCTATTTTTCCCGTCACGTATGACCGCAGCATCAAGCCTGTGGCTATCGTGATACTGACCAGTATCCTCCCCGCGGAAGCCAGCAAAATCTATGAATATATCAAGCATTACGCTGACGATGGCTATCCACTGTATTTTTCCTTCGCCAGCGCCGCCAATGCCATTACTCTGGCGCTGACTTACTACGAAAGACATTCTCTTAGACAGAAAAGACAGATTGAAACAACCGCCGCGGCTGCTTCCGGTATGACAGGAAGCTCCGTGCCGATCGATGCCGCCGCGGATGGGAATCCCTGTTCCCTATCCAAATAAACCAGACCACCAGTAGATAATGAAGGACACTTCCCTGTTTCTTTCCTGGCCGTCCTGCCTTTCCCATGAAAACAGGGGAGTGTCCCTCATTTCGCGTCCTTTTATTCCTTGACATGAGCCCCCATTTAAACGATGGTATGCGCCACTATCGTTCACTTCGGCACCTTAACTCCAAATTCAAAAATTAAAAGGATACCGTACAGTTTTGATGAAGCAGCATCGTTTTTTTTATGGATGGCTTATTGTTGGCTTGTCCTTCGTTAACCTCGGAATCATATTCGGAATCTGGTACTCATTTTCCGTTTTTTTTATTGCCATAATCAAGGAGTTCGGCTGGAGCCGGGCGGCAACGGCTGGTGTCTTCTCATGTTTCATGATTGTTCATTCCGGTTCGGCAATTGTCATCGGCACGTTCCTCGATCGTTTCGGAGCCCGCATTGTGATCCCTCTGGGGGCATGTATTGTAGCGCTCGGCCTTTTCGCATCGAGCCGAATCGACGCGCTGTGGCAGTTCTATCTATGGTACGGAGTCCTCACACCTGTGGGTGTTTGTGCGATCGGTTTTATTGCCCACGGAATTATCCTGCCAAAATGGTTTAATAAGAAGCGTGGCCTGGCAATCGGCATCGCCATGGCGGGTATCGGCCTCGGGATGCAAATCCTTGTTCCGGGGACCCAACTCGTCATTGCTAACTTCGGCTGGAGAACCGCATACTGCGTCCTGGCAGGTTTTATTCTGATCACGATCTTGCCTTTAAACATCTTCTTTCAACGAAGCAGTCCCCAGGAAA from Syntrophales bacterium includes:
- a CDS encoding CoA-binding protein, which produces MIPCQGILRGDFQGVIVDFPDIFFNICHCKTVHNMIGNSHLSCQTQSPYPYIRDRKPVTMNRSYENLDAIFHPRSVALVGITTANPEHWTRGFLEGYLHLDFPSQGKLYLVNPKGGTVEGCRVYQSIQDIPDTLDFVVGLVPARSAPQLIEDAAAKGVRCIHFCTAGFSEIDEEEGKRLESELLRAARRHNVRLIGPNCLGVYCPEGRMSFSKLFPRESGPVGFISQSGGNSNYLVRQAALRGVRFSKVISIGNASDLNESDFLEYLADDPKTEIITMYLEGIKDGVRFHQALKYAAEKKPVVLLKGGATPAGARAVMGHTASLAGSHTIWESLCRQLGVIQVQNLDEMTDVLVTLAFLPAPDGRRALLFGGGGGSSIIIADEFEKRGVILPQVPQQVIKELREFSQAAGNFFNNPIDYSQSMGPSNVKRALEILMRWGQFDFIVNFVVPTQSTRARDWPIFPVTYDRSIKPVAIVILTSILPAEASKIYEYIKHYADDGYPLYFSFASAANAITLALTYYERHSLRQKRQIETTAAAASGMTGSSVPIDAAADGNPCSLSK
- the istB gene encoding IS21-like element helper ATPase IstB, producing MSGQKVKQEVEQYLRELRLSTVRESYKDIAESAEKEESGYVEYLLELLKQECEARGQKRIECRLRESRLPLEKNLESFDLKRFPKKLLRQVKVLQDGSFLNRKENILAFGNPGSGKTHLLCALGQELIRQDYRVYFSRCSFLVEELLRDKRELKLDRKLKKLAKYDALILDDIGYVKQDREEMEVLFTLLAQRYERGSVMLTSNLPFSKWESIFKDPMTTAAAIDRLVHHSVILELNVPSYRMEQARQRKQ
- a CDS encoding protein kinase; this translates as MQKPQEKTFYSKLREIYEKESKADHYESEQPIIAKILDKIEAVLKDIYELVEPIGVGGSGVVFCIRDLRLNTYRALKIPRPIHEKLIDSVKNEIEYLTKLRHENIISIHTLGEVSVGDSNYPYFVMSYIENASDLKSAISHLLNNVKHGSELGNITYWVLDKFYQIANALNFLHNNEVIHFDIKPSNILVDKNHKPILTDLGFAKRKSDDDSEIVIGFTKLYAHPDLREDYSDLSSKNRVRKKLRPKDFKYSFDIYAFGKSLLEILYLINQKFSDVVPYDYTFGYLHLAACRMLDGKNVSTIETKRINERQIHSGLEPTVFDEIWQEFNDIRDYNQIKYTCSDDIIKDFSKLITREHFNKLIPELNMFYPKVVKSSQGICAPFSERVRAIVEHPVFERLNDTRQLAFINTIYPTATHTRLEHSIGAFRNAILYVQALYNDTYNPLFRQLMDEKDIKSILLGSLLHDIGHYDERQLLFPSNDNYFSRQFLLI